Proteins encoded by one window of Candidatus Sumerlaea chitinivorans:
- a CDS encoding Zinc ABC transporter, ATP-binding protein ZnuC, whose translation MIKCTCENRERCTCPKSIVCAKHLWFRRGNRVILEDITFCLDEGVFLGLIGPNGGGKTTLLKIIVGLLPPTEGRINVFGRAPYELADRRLRIGYVPQRPQVDRQFPATALDIVLMGAVQLAGPLPWFPNSLRQRAREALERVGALELADRPIGQMSGGQQQRVFLARALVTHPRLLVLDEPTSGLDSHGQQQFLHLLRDLRNDLGLTIIMVSHDVGQLGHYADQIACLNRRLHWHDKAELLTDHIVQHVYSCELDAYVEKVREIGS comes from the coding sequence ATGATCAAATGTACTTGCGAGAACCGAGAAAGATGCACGTGCCCGAAAAGCATTGTTTGCGCGAAGCATCTTTGGTTTCGGCGGGGCAACCGCGTGATTTTAGAGGACATCACTTTCTGCCTCGATGAAGGCGTCTTTCTCGGCCTCATTGGGCCGAACGGCGGCGGGAAAACGACGCTGCTCAAAATCATCGTCGGGCTACTACCACCAACCGAGGGCCGAATTAACGTTTTTGGTCGAGCACCCTACGAGCTCGCCGACCGACGCCTTCGCATTGGCTATGTTCCGCAGCGCCCTCAGGTGGATCGGCAGTTTCCGGCTACAGCCTTGGACATCGTTTTGATGGGAGCCGTACAGTTAGCTGGGCCCTTGCCGTGGTTTCCCAACTCGCTTCGCCAGCGGGCGCGCGAAGCCCTCGAACGGGTCGGGGCGCTGGAGCTCGCCGACCGCCCCATTGGTCAAATGTCTGGCGGCCAGCAACAGCGCGTGTTCCTTGCCCGCGCACTCGTTACCCATCCGCGCCTGCTTGTGCTCGATGAACCCACCAGTGGGCTCGACAGCCACGGCCAGCAGCAGTTCCTGCACCTGCTGCGCGACCTGCGAAATGATTTGGGACTCACCATCATCATGGTCTCGCACGATGTCGGGCAACTGGGCCACTACGCCGACCAAATCGCATGCCTGAACCGCCGTCTGCATTGGCACGACAAAGCTGAGCTTCTCACCGACCACATCGTTCAGCACGTCTACTCGTGCGAACTTGACGCTTACGTCGAGAAGGTGCGCGAAATCGGTAGCTAA
- a CDS encoding tRNA pseudouridine synthase B: MRRKDLQHFDIAGVLPVWKEVGPTSHDVVDMVRRVARIRQVGHTGTLDPAAEGLLVLCLGPYTKLVPYLTDTDKVYRGWFAFGVETDTDDSDGKPIAVADASGVDEARVREAAARFVGEIEQIPPRFSAVKVGGKKLYEYARAEQEVAVEPRRVRIDRFEIGRVKPLELPQDFVERARQNPAVAQEFERLLGTFRQVEFEVAVSSGTYVRSVARDLGRALGCGGFLLRLARVATGAFRAEQAMPMEALASMTPEKLDEHLVRGVAVLDRAKYPIFRILPAYLPRLQKGQPLTDRMVEEMEEAAKVPNDAVCAIADDVGGLLAMVRAIRFDALQRKNAYPAGHRVGFRPLRIFPNGLR; this comes from the coding sequence ATGCGCCGAAAAGATCTGCAACATTTCGACATCGCCGGAGTTCTGCCTGTGTGGAAGGAGGTTGGGCCCACTTCCCACGATGTGGTGGATATGGTGCGCCGCGTGGCGCGAATTCGCCAAGTGGGGCACACGGGCACTTTAGATCCTGCCGCGGAAGGGCTACTGGTGCTATGCCTTGGGCCATACACCAAGCTCGTGCCCTACCTTACAGACACCGACAAGGTCTATCGGGGATGGTTTGCGTTTGGAGTGGAAACCGACACGGACGACTCGGATGGGAAACCGATCGCAGTGGCGGATGCGAGCGGTGTGGACGAAGCGCGAGTACGTGAGGCTGCTGCGCGCTTCGTTGGAGAAATCGAGCAGATCCCACCCCGCTTCTCAGCCGTGAAAGTAGGCGGCAAAAAGCTCTACGAATACGCTCGAGCAGAGCAAGAGGTGGCGGTTGAGCCGCGGCGGGTTCGGATTGATCGCTTCGAAATTGGACGAGTCAAGCCGCTTGAGCTTCCCCAAGACTTTGTAGAACGGGCACGTCAGAATCCAGCCGTGGCTCAAGAATTCGAACGCTTGTTGGGAACTTTCCGGCAGGTGGAATTCGAGGTTGCTGTGTCGAGCGGCACCTATGTTCGCTCGGTCGCGCGGGACCTTGGGCGAGCGCTCGGCTGCGGTGGATTCCTGCTTCGTCTGGCGAGGGTTGCCACAGGGGCGTTTCGCGCCGAGCAGGCGATGCCGATGGAGGCGCTCGCCTCGATGACCCCCGAAAAACTGGATGAACACTTGGTGCGCGGCGTGGCTGTGCTGGATCGCGCGAAGTACCCTATCTTTCGCATCTTGCCAGCTTACCTGCCGCGTCTGCAGAAGGGGCAGCCGCTCACCGATCGCATGGTGGAGGAAATGGAAGAGGCAGCCAAGGTGCCAAACGACGCAGTGTGTGCAATTGCGGATGACGTCGGTGGGTTGTTGGCTATGGTGCGGGCGATTCGGTTCGACGCGCTGCAACGCAAGAACGCATACCCCGCGGGACATCGGGTTGGGTTTCGCCCGCTACGAATCTTTCCGAATGGTTTGCGCTGA
- a CDS encoding Dihydrolipoamide succinyltransferase component (E2) of 2-oxoglutarate dehydrogenase complex, which yields MAIEIRVPSFGESITESTVAQWHKPDGAMVQKGDLLVTLDTEKSSADLEAEVSGRLKILVPEGTDVKVGAVIGILEESVAEAEGPAVAPKLEPSQVASPEAAAGKLVSGEVRVDASTPAAKAGDEQQKAPSAAPPPPSLTMSSQAPVTPGSAPSTGGTTRMDASARAPEKEFAVRPTAPAPQGGGERTVTRKPMSRLRKTIARRLLQARQETAMLTTFAEVDMSAVQALRQRYQESFLKRYGVKLGLMSFFVKAVIEGLRLFPELNASIEGDDIVYHNYYDIGVAVSTERGLVVPVVRDADRKSFADIEREIADLAQRARENRLALAELEGGTFTITNGGVFGSLLSTPLLNPPQVGILGMHAIVDRPVAIEGRVEIRPMMYLALSYDHRLIDGREAVQFLVRVKECIANPERIVLGI from the coding sequence ATGGCGATCGAAATACGTGTCCCCTCGTTTGGTGAGTCCATTACGGAAAGCACGGTTGCCCAGTGGCATAAGCCGGATGGTGCAATGGTGCAAAAAGGTGATCTATTGGTCACGCTCGATACGGAGAAGTCGTCGGCGGATCTTGAAGCAGAGGTGAGTGGTCGGCTGAAGATTCTTGTGCCGGAAGGCACGGATGTCAAAGTTGGGGCCGTGATAGGGATCCTCGAGGAGTCCGTTGCGGAGGCTGAGGGCCCGGCAGTTGCACCGAAGTTGGAGCCATCGCAGGTAGCGTCACCGGAGGCGGCCGCTGGGAAACTTGTTTCTGGCGAAGTGCGAGTGGACGCGTCTACCCCTGCGGCCAAGGCGGGCGACGAGCAGCAGAAAGCTCCGAGCGCCGCCCCGCCACCTCCCTCACTCACGATGTCGAGTCAGGCGCCTGTGACTCCCGGAAGTGCTCCTTCGACAGGAGGGACCACTCGCATGGATGCATCTGCTCGTGCCCCGGAGAAGGAGTTCGCCGTTCGGCCGACTGCTCCTGCGCCGCAAGGCGGCGGCGAGCGCACGGTGACGCGCAAGCCGATGAGCCGTCTGCGCAAGACGATCGCCCGCAGACTTCTGCAGGCGCGCCAAGAGACGGCAATGCTGACGACGTTTGCCGAGGTAGACATGTCGGCCGTCCAGGCCTTGCGCCAGCGCTATCAGGAGAGTTTTCTCAAGCGCTATGGGGTGAAACTTGGCCTGATGTCGTTTTTTGTGAAGGCGGTCATTGAGGGGTTGCGGCTCTTCCCTGAGCTCAACGCAAGTATCGAGGGGGACGACATCGTCTATCACAACTACTACGACATCGGCGTGGCGGTGAGTACAGAGCGCGGGCTGGTGGTGCCAGTGGTGCGCGATGCGGATCGCAAGTCCTTTGCGGATATTGAGCGCGAGATTGCAGATCTGGCTCAACGCGCGCGTGAGAATCGGCTGGCGCTGGCTGAGCTCGAGGGCGGGACCTTTACGATCACGAATGGTGGAGTCTTCGGCTCGCTGCTTTCAACTCCGCTTCTCAACCCGCCGCAAGTGGGCATTCTGGGGATGCACGCGATTGTGGATCGTCCTGTTGCGATCGAGGGACGTGTGGAAATTCGCCCAATGATGTACTTAGCGCTAAGCTACGATCACCGGCTCATCGATGGTCGGGAGGCGGTTCAGTTCTTGGTGCGAGTCAAAGAGTGTATTGCGAATCCCGAGCGCATTGTGCTGGGTATATGA